One window from the genome of Drosophila albomicans strain 15112-1751.03 chromosome 2L, ASM965048v2, whole genome shotgun sequence encodes:
- the LOC117565930 gene encoding uncharacterized protein LOC117565930 isoform X2, with protein sequence MDSSLLILNGDCLDNVFQFFSLDELMVIFGEVHPFIDDAIHRQLHRFRDFEFSMRFPPQYNEEQLKTLGGHLRSLNVNVGYSTRSVDVLKLLHQLFIGAKESGRLQALKIQHTNFTNPYMTIIMPVASTLRELDLGRCDIEDYNQLMLLLQSATNLEILALYNKDIACLDESVLNRLRSLKINWLVGTAMFDVSEISRKHPLLSIKVYHFDNVDVYGPPLIGKTGYFH encoded by the coding sequence ATGGACTCATCGCTGTTAATCTTAAACGGCGATTGCCTGGACAatgttttccaatttttttcgCTTGACGAGCTTATGGTTATTTTTGGTGAAGTACATCCGTTTATTGACGACGCCATCCATCGGCAGCTGCACAGATTTCGTGACTTTGAGTTCAGCATGCGTTTTCCGCCACAATACAATGAAGAACAGCTAAAGACCCTTGGTGGACATTTGCGAAGTCTTAATGTAAATGTGGGGTATTCTACTCGATCTGTCGATGTGTTGAAACTGCTGCATCAATTGTTTATTGGTGCCAAAGAAAGTGGACGACTGCAGGCACTCAAAATTCAGCACACTAATTTTACCAACCCATACATGACAATAATAATGCCAGTTGCGTCGACATTACGAGAATTAGATCTCGGTCGTTGCGACATTGAAGATTACAATCAGTTGATGCTCTTATTGCAATCCGCAACGAACTTGGAGATACTGGCTCTTTACAACAAGGATATCGCTTGTCTGGATGAATCGGTGCTCAATCGACTGCGTAGCCTTAAAATTAATTGGCTAGTGGGAACAGCTATGTTTGATGTCTCTGAAATCAGCAGAAAGCATCCTCTCTTGAGCATCAAAGTCTATCATTTTGATAATGTAGATGTGTACGGCCCTCCTCTCATCGGGAAAACTGGATATTTTCactaa
- the LOC117563656 gene encoding alpha-tocopherol transfer protein isoform X1, with amino-acid sequence MTTATSYMPRTMTVGMAISASESAAIASGVPTMLSDIESLPSIQLGDFTLQFELGEATAPTKEVAVRELRESPERQKEATKELKRLLEAETDLYCPKDNEEWLIRFLRPCKYYPESARDLIKRYYSFKVKHSDVYKDLKPTREANIFKNNILTVFPNRDQCGRRILLLELGKRWKHKQVTLDEVFKGAVIFLEAAMLEPETQINGAVVIFDMDGLSLQQTWQFTPPFAKRIVDWLQDSVPLRIKAIHIVNQPKIFNVVFALFKPFLREKLRSRIIFHGTDRESLHKYMSPKCLPSCYGGILELPRIDGDQWYQLLLMCDAEYDAINSYGYKKK; translated from the exons ATGACAACTGCAACTAGTTACATGCCTAGGACAATGACTGTCGGCATGGCCATCAGTGCTTCTGAGTCGGCTGCCATCGCTTCAG GAGTCCCCACCATGTTGTCGGATATTGAAAGTCTGCCCTCTATTCAATTGGGCGATTTCACACTACAATTTGAACTCGGCGAAGCCACTGCCCCAACAAAGGAAGTTGCGGTGCGAGAGTTACGTGAATCTCCCGAAAGACAAAAAGAGGCAACTAAGGAGCTAAAGCGCCTATTGGAGG CTGAAACTGATCTCTACTGTCCCAAGGACAATGAGGAATGGCTAATTCGTTTCCTACGGCCTTGCAAGTATTATCCTGAAAGTGCCCGCGACTTG ATCAAGCGGTACTACTCGTTCAAAGTGAAGCACTCGGACGTTTATAAGGATCTGAAGCCCACACGGGAAGCAAACATCTTCAAAAACAACATCCTCACAGTGTTTCCCAATAGGGATCAGTGCGGACGCCGTATTCTTCTTCTTGAACTGGGCA AACGCTGGAAGCACAAGCAGGTGACACTAGATGAGGTCTTCAAGGGCGCTGTCATTTTCCTCGAGGCTGCCATGCTTGAGCCAGAGACACAGATCAATGGCGCCGTTGTCATCTTCGATATGGATGGCCTCAGCTTGCAGCAGACTTGGCAGTTTACGCCACCATTCGCCAAGCGCATTGTCGACTGGCTACAGGACTCCGTGCCGCTGCGCATCAAGGCGATTCACATTGTAAACCAGCCAAAGATCTTCAATGTGGTGTTTGCCCTGTTCAAGCCGTTCCTGCGCGAGAAACTGCGCAGTCGCATCATCTTCCACGGTACCGATCGCGAATCCCTGCACAAGTACATGTCTCCCAAATGTCTGCCATCCTGCTATGGCGGCATCCTCGAGCTGCCCCGCATCGATGGCGATCAATGGTATCAGCTGTTGCTCATGTGCGATGCCGAGTACGATGCCATCAATTCGTATGGTTACAAGAAGAAGTGA
- the LOC117563658 gene encoding ras-related protein Rab-9B → MTNMRPPQKNKLLKVIILGDGGVGKSALLTRFVSNRYEENNFHTIGVEFMNKDITVDGENYTLQIWDTAGQERFRALRTPFYRGSDICLLCYAVDDRDSLRGLRLWRNEFLNYADVNADRFPFIVVGNKNDIRPDKRQVGREDVQQWCAEQSIASHIETSSKTATNVTDAFVLGLRQWKTMECVAEAEQRQNGDTIDLTRPIRLMQRRSCCTGGGGSGKPTDVVDADDDDGQIADAAMRSPSSMSRHLFGQARSSPKAPSTNYRL, encoded by the exons atgacaAATATGCGACCGccgcaaaaaaataaactactCAAGGTCATCATATTGGGCGACGGTGGTGTGGGAAAGTCGGCGCTACTCACACGCTTCGTATCAAATCGTTATGAAGAAAACAATTTCCATACCATTGGAGTGGAGTTCATGAACAAGGACATCACAGTCGACGGAGAAAATTACACGCTGCAG ATATGGGATACAGCTGGACAGGAGCGTTTTCGTGCCTTGAGAACGCCCTTCTATCGGGGCTCTGACATTTGCTTGCTCTGCTATGCCGTGGATGATCGGGATAGCCTGCGAGGACTGCGACTGTGGCGCAACGAGTTCCTCAACTATGCGGACGTGAACGCAGACAGATTTCCCTTCATTGTGGTGGGGAATAAG AATGACATTCGACCGGATAAGCGACAAGTGGGACGCGAGGATGTGCAACAGTGGTGTGCGGAGCAATCGATTGCCTCACACATCGAGACCTCCTCGAAGACGGCGACCAATGTGACGGACGCCTTCGTGCTTGGCCTGCGCCAATGGAAGACAATGGAGTGCGTAGCCGAAGCGGAGCAGCGTCAGAATGGCGACACCATTGATTTGACCCGTCCCATTCGGCTGATGCAACGTCGCAGTTGCTGCACCGGCGGTGGAGGGAGCGGTAAGCCAACTGACGTCGTCGATGCGGACGACGATGATGGGCAAATTGCAGATGCTGCCATGCGTTCACCCTCCTCAATGTCGCGCCACTTGTTTGGTCAGGCACGTAGTTCACCCAAGGCGCCATCGACCAATTACCGTCTGTGA
- the LOC117565930 gene encoding uncharacterized protein LOC117565930 isoform X1, translating to MIHFNFGAASATQTRRHTADINNTYTCIRIKQLTFYRLLLFTMDSSLLILNGDCLDNVFQFFSLDELMVIFGEVHPFIDDAIHRQLHRFRDFEFSMRFPPQYNEEQLKTLGGHLRSLNVNVGYSTRSVDVLKLLHQLFIGAKESGRLQALKIQHTNFTNPYMTIIMPVASTLRELDLGRCDIEDYNQLMLLLQSATNLEILALYNKDIACLDESVLNRLRSLKINWLVGTAMFDVSEISRKHPLLSIKVYHFDNVDVYGPPLIGKTGYFH from the exons ATGATTCACTTTAATTTTGGAGCTGCGTCGGCTACACAAACACGTCGACACACCGCAGATATAAacaatacatacacatgcatacgtATTAAACAGCTGACATTTTATCGATTG TTACTATTCACAATGGACTCATCGCTGTTAATCTTAAACGGCGATTGCCTGGACAatgttttccaatttttttcgCTTGACGAGCTTATGGTTATTTTTGGTGAAGTACATCCGTTTATTGACGACGCCATCCATCGGCAGCTGCACAGATTTCGTGACTTTGAGTTCAGCATGCGTTTTCCGCCACAATACAATGAAGAACAGCTAAAGACCCTTGGTGGACATTTGCGAAGTCTTAATGTAAATGTGGGGTATTCTACTCGATCTGTCGATGTGTTGAAACTGCTGCATCAATTGTTTATTGGTGCCAAAGAAAGTGGACGACTGCAGGCACTCAAAATTCAGCACACTAATTTTACCAACCCATACATGACAATAATAATGCCAGTTGCGTCGACATTACGAGAATTAGATCTCGGTCGTTGCGACATTGAAGATTACAATCAGTTGATGCTCTTATTGCAATCCGCAACGAACTTGGAGATACTGGCTCTTTACAACAAGGATATCGCTTGTCTGGATGAATCGGTGCTCAATCGACTGCGTAGCCTTAAAATTAATTGGCTAGTGGGAACAGCTATGTTTGATGTCTCTGAAATCAGCAGAAAGCATCCTCTCTTGAGCATCAAAGTCTATCATTTTGATAATGTAGATGTGTACGGCCCTCCTCTCATCGGGAAAACTGGATATTTTCactaa
- the LOC117565204 gene encoding RNA-splicing ligase RtcB homolog, with amino-acid sequence MVVRSYNDELKYLEKINDHCWRIKKGFQPNMNVEGCFYVNSRLEQLMLEELKNSCRPGAVGGFLPGVKQIANVAALPGIVGRSIGLPDIHSGYGFAIGNMAAFDMDDPLSVVSPGGVGFDINCGVRLLRTNLFEKDVQPVKEQLAQSLFDHIPVGVGSKGIIPMNARDLEEALEMGMDWSLREGYVWAEDKEHCEEYGRMLNADPAKVSMRAKKRGLPQLGTLGAGNHYAEIQVVDEIYDKWSASKMGIEEKGQVVVMIHSGSRGFGHQVATDALVEMEKAMKRDKIETNDRQLACARINSVEGQNYLKAMAAAANFAWVNRSSMTFLTRQAFAKMFNTTPDDLDMHVIYDVSHNIAKVENHIVEGKERKLLVHRKGSTRAFPPHHPLIPVDYQLTGQPVLVGGTMGTCSYVLTGTEQGMHETFGSTCHGAGRALSRAKSRRNLDYKEVLDKLDQLGIAIRVASPKLVMEEAPEAYKDVTDVVDTCHAAGISKKCIKMRPIAVIKG; translated from the exons ATGGTGGTCCGTTCGTACAACGACGAACTGAAGTATCTAGAGAAGATCAATGATCACTGCTGGCGCATCAAGAAGGGCTTCCAGCCCAACATGAACGTGGAGGGCTGCTTCTATGTGAACAGTCGCCTGGAACAGCTGATGCTCGAGGAGCTGAAAAACTCGTGTCGCCCTGGAGCCGTTGGCGGCTTCCTGCCCGGTGTTAAGCAGATTGCTAATGTGGCTGCACTGCCAGGTATCGTAGGACGTTCGATTGGTTTGCCGGACATTCACTCGGGGTATGGCTTTGCCATTGGCAACATGGCAGCATTTGATATGGATGATCCACTGTCCGTGGTAAGTCCCGGTGGCGTGGGCTTTGACATTAATTGCGGCGTACGTTTGCTGCGCACAAATCTCTTTGAAAAAGATGTGCAGCCCGTCAAAGAGCAGTTGGCGCAGTCGCTCTTCGATCACATACCGGTGGGCGTGGGTTCCAAGGGTATCATACCCATGAATGCCCGCGATCTGGAGGAGGCACTCGAGATGGGCATGGATTGGTCATTACGCGAGGGCTACGTATGGGCCGAGGACAAGGAGCACTGTGAGGAATATGGTCGCATGCTGAACGCCGATCCCGCCAAGGTGAGCATGCGTGCTAAGAAACGCGGATTGCCGCAGCTAGGCACACTGGGCGCTGGCAATCATTATGCCGAGATTCAGGTCGTCGATGAGATCTACGATAAGTGGAGCGCCTCCAAAATGGGCATCGAGGAGAAGGGACAGGTGGTGGTCATGATTCACTCAGGCAGTCGCGGATTTGGCCATCAAGTGGCCACCGATGCGCTCGTCGAGATGGAGAAGGCCATGAAGCGCGACAAGATCGAAACCAACGATCGCCAATTGGCTTGTGCTCGCATCAACTCTGTTGAGGGTCAGAATTACCTGAAGGCGATGGCGGCCGCAGCAAATTTTGCTTGGGTCAATCGCAGTTCGATGACGTTCCTCACGCGACAGGCGTTTGCAAAGATGTTTAACACAACGCCCGATGATCTGGATATGCATGTTATCTACGATGTTTCCCATAACATTGCCAAAGTGGAGAATCACATTGTCGAAGGTAAGGAGCGCAAGCTGCTGGTGCATCGCAAGGGTTCAACACGCGCTTTCCCTCCACATCATCCCTTGATTCCCGTGGACTATCAGCTAACAGGGCAGCCAGTTCTTGTTGGTGGCACCATGGGTACCTGCAGCTACGTCTTGACGGGTACAGAGCAAGGCATGCACGAGACCTTCGGCAGCACCTGCCACGGCGCG GGTCGCGCTTTGTCGCGTGCGAAGTCACGTCGCAATCTCGACTATAAGGAGGTGCTGGACAAGTTGGATCAGTTGGGCATTGCCATTCGGGTGGCCAGTCCAAAGCTAGTCATGGAAGAAGCTCCCGAAGCGTACAAGGACGTCACGGATGTTGTGGACACCTGTCATGCGGCGGGAATCAGCAAGAAATGCATCAAAATGCGCCCCATTGCTGTTATCAAAGGCTGA
- the LOC117563656 gene encoding alpha-tocopherol transfer protein-like isoform X2, which translates to MRVPTMLSDIESLPSIQLGDFTLQFELGEATAPTKEVAVRELRESPERQKEATKELKRLLEAETDLYCPKDNEEWLIRFLRPCKYYPESARDLIKRYYSFKVKHSDVYKDLKPTREANIFKNNILTVFPNRDQCGRRILLLELGKRWKHKQVTLDEVFKGAVIFLEAAMLEPETQINGAVVIFDMDGLSLQQTWQFTPPFAKRIVDWLQDSVPLRIKAIHIVNQPKIFNVVFALFKPFLREKLRSRIIFHGTDRESLHKYMSPKCLPSCYGGILELPRIDGDQWYQLLLMCDAEYDAINSYGYKKK; encoded by the exons ATGA GAGTCCCCACCATGTTGTCGGATATTGAAAGTCTGCCCTCTATTCAATTGGGCGATTTCACACTACAATTTGAACTCGGCGAAGCCACTGCCCCAACAAAGGAAGTTGCGGTGCGAGAGTTACGTGAATCTCCCGAAAGACAAAAAGAGGCAACTAAGGAGCTAAAGCGCCTATTGGAGG CTGAAACTGATCTCTACTGTCCCAAGGACAATGAGGAATGGCTAATTCGTTTCCTACGGCCTTGCAAGTATTATCCTGAAAGTGCCCGCGACTTG ATCAAGCGGTACTACTCGTTCAAAGTGAAGCACTCGGACGTTTATAAGGATCTGAAGCCCACACGGGAAGCAAACATCTTCAAAAACAACATCCTCACAGTGTTTCCCAATAGGGATCAGTGCGGACGCCGTATTCTTCTTCTTGAACTGGGCA AACGCTGGAAGCACAAGCAGGTGACACTAGATGAGGTCTTCAAGGGCGCTGTCATTTTCCTCGAGGCTGCCATGCTTGAGCCAGAGACACAGATCAATGGCGCCGTTGTCATCTTCGATATGGATGGCCTCAGCTTGCAGCAGACTTGGCAGTTTACGCCACCATTCGCCAAGCGCATTGTCGACTGGCTACAGGACTCCGTGCCGCTGCGCATCAAGGCGATTCACATTGTAAACCAGCCAAAGATCTTCAATGTGGTGTTTGCCCTGTTCAAGCCGTTCCTGCGCGAGAAACTGCGCAGTCGCATCATCTTCCACGGTACCGATCGCGAATCCCTGCACAAGTACATGTCTCCCAAATGTCTGCCATCCTGCTATGGCGGCATCCTCGAGCTGCCCCGCATCGATGGCGATCAATGGTATCAGCTGTTGCTCATGTGCGATGCCGAGTACGATGCCATCAATTCGTATGGTTACAAGAAGAAGTGA
- the LOC117565931 gene encoding C-type lectin 37Db, which translates to MLKYLILLLFWMSDIEASPLGRQELANNIRYIQIGSKFYYNEDALRINWFGASNICRQLGGFLVNLESEEELKLLSPHLHPSLSYWTSFNDLAVPGIFASSTSGRNARYLNWSAGQPDNTGGVEHCVELWRSSTSFQMNDVQCETILHFICEFEADSG; encoded by the exons atgttaaaatatttaatattactgTTGTTTTGGATGTCAGACATTGAAGCTTCGCCTCTAGGAAGACAAG AATTAGCTAATAACATAAGGTATATTCAAATTGGATCAAAGTTCTACTACAATGAAGACGCATTGCGAATCAATTGGTTTGGGGCGAGCAATATCTGTCGCCAGCTTGGAGGATTCCTTGTGAATCTGGAAAGTGAAGAAGAACTCAAGCTGCTGAGCCCTCATCTGCATCCCTCTCTAAGCTACTGGACATCCTTTAACGATCTGGCCGTACCTGGTATATTCGCATCGAGCACCAGTGGTCGGAATGCCAGATACTTGAACTGGTCTGCTGGACAGCCGGATAATACTGGAGGTGTCGAGCATTGCGTTGAACTCTGGAGATCGTCGACGTCATTCCAAATGAACGATGTCCAATGCGAGACAATCTTACACTTTATTTGTGAGTTTGAAGCAGACTCGGGTTAA
- the LOC117563656 gene encoding alpha-tocopherol transfer protein-like isoform X3, with the protein MLSDIESLPSIQLGDFTLQFELGEATAPTKEVAVRELRESPERQKEATKELKRLLEAETDLYCPKDNEEWLIRFLRPCKYYPESARDLIKRYYSFKVKHSDVYKDLKPTREANIFKNNILTVFPNRDQCGRRILLLELGKRWKHKQVTLDEVFKGAVIFLEAAMLEPETQINGAVVIFDMDGLSLQQTWQFTPPFAKRIVDWLQDSVPLRIKAIHIVNQPKIFNVVFALFKPFLREKLRSRIIFHGTDRESLHKYMSPKCLPSCYGGILELPRIDGDQWYQLLLMCDAEYDAINSYGYKKK; encoded by the exons ATGTTGTCGGATATTGAAAGTCTGCCCTCTATTCAATTGGGCGATTTCACACTACAATTTGAACTCGGCGAAGCCACTGCCCCAACAAAGGAAGTTGCGGTGCGAGAGTTACGTGAATCTCCCGAAAGACAAAAAGAGGCAACTAAGGAGCTAAAGCGCCTATTGGAGG CTGAAACTGATCTCTACTGTCCCAAGGACAATGAGGAATGGCTAATTCGTTTCCTACGGCCTTGCAAGTATTATCCTGAAAGTGCCCGCGACTTG ATCAAGCGGTACTACTCGTTCAAAGTGAAGCACTCGGACGTTTATAAGGATCTGAAGCCCACACGGGAAGCAAACATCTTCAAAAACAACATCCTCACAGTGTTTCCCAATAGGGATCAGTGCGGACGCCGTATTCTTCTTCTTGAACTGGGCA AACGCTGGAAGCACAAGCAGGTGACACTAGATGAGGTCTTCAAGGGCGCTGTCATTTTCCTCGAGGCTGCCATGCTTGAGCCAGAGACACAGATCAATGGCGCCGTTGTCATCTTCGATATGGATGGCCTCAGCTTGCAGCAGACTTGGCAGTTTACGCCACCATTCGCCAAGCGCATTGTCGACTGGCTACAGGACTCCGTGCCGCTGCGCATCAAGGCGATTCACATTGTAAACCAGCCAAAGATCTTCAATGTGGTGTTTGCCCTGTTCAAGCCGTTCCTGCGCGAGAAACTGCGCAGTCGCATCATCTTCCACGGTACCGATCGCGAATCCCTGCACAAGTACATGTCTCCCAAATGTCTGCCATCCTGCTATGGCGGCATCCTCGAGCTGCCCCGCATCGATGGCGATCAATGGTATCAGCTGTTGCTCATGTGCGATGCCGAGTACGATGCCATCAATTCGTATGGTTACAAGAAGAAGTGA